From the Desulfarculaceae bacterium genome, one window contains:
- a CDS encoding cytochrome c3 family protein, translating into MKRLIAVGLIAWLCLAALPALAAPAGPDVGCRECHKDIASPMPPQAEPHKRLACTYCHLGDGEAGEAAKGHQGMAANPSALDQAKRACGSCHKGWPEKVALSPMATNLGLINQTRHLWGEQSQASPEYGAHDQWPLVELPGPGRGGKPVDDFLRRRCLRCHLWGKGADSDGARRSAGCAACHRVYGPDNQKPKGHALTKKVPVSQCLTCHGGGCGAGAEYAGRTARDARDSARFLATDRARPKFIQDRVWRPMRPDAHFKAGMACIDCHPRSEIMGDGRLGGSGLEHVGVRCYSCHGTPGKKPDARPVTSLGALKVNLAWKGKELMLTGKLDGKARAVPLLPGGKKAPVAHRISQHAKVACHACHASYNPGAWGMQVMLETRMSYGVWSPIAAQGDPQAFKLLCPPLVCGSSESPWVQTADYLSGKKRPGLWVVSPWFRRLLWRVYGVGPEGRTYLLNPRFQYVVTLMNQQGKITQQARVPKPGLGITPWNPHTIARPTVGCADCHGSAKALGLGLTFTREGKPKPGESPLAPGLWQPWAEGLDLKGDWTRVVNLKGEAQQEFLVEGSRPYSQEELKRLLEPGKNYNRWLLKALEESWPFRPAKSKE; encoded by the coding sequence ATGAAGCGCCTCATCGCCGTGGGGCTGATCGCCTGGCTGTGCCTGGCCGCCCTGCCGGCCCTGGCCGCCCCGGCCGGGCCGGACGTGGGCTGCCGGGAGTGCCACAAGGACATCGCCTCGCCCATGCCACCCCAAGCCGAGCCCCACAAGCGCCTGGCCTGCACCTATTGCCACCTGGGCGACGGCGAGGCCGGCGAGGCCGCCAAAGGCCACCAGGGCATGGCGGCCAACCCCTCGGCCTTGGACCAGGCGAAGCGCGCCTGCGGCTCCTGCCATAAGGGCTGGCCGGAAAAGGTGGCCCTCTCGCCCATGGCCACCAACCTGGGCCTGATCAACCAGACCCGCCATCTCTGGGGCGAGCAGTCCCAGGCCTCGCCGGAGTACGGGGCGCACGACCAGTGGCCCTTGGTGGAGCTGCCCGGCCCGGGCCGGGGCGGCAAGCCGGTGGACGACTTCCTCAGGCGGCGCTGCCTGCGCTGCCACCTCTGGGGCAAGGGCGCGGACAGCGACGGCGCGCGGCGCTCGGCCGGGTGCGCGGCCTGCCACCGGGTCTACGGACCGGACAACCAAAAGCCCAAGGGCCACGCCCTGACCAAGAAGGTGCCGGTTAGCCAGTGCCTCACCTGCCACGGCGGCGGCTGCGGAGCCGGGGCGGAGTACGCCGGGCGCACCGCTCGTGACGCCCGCGACTCGGCCCGCTTCTTGGCGACCGACCGCGCGCGGCCCAAGTTCATCCAGGACCGGGTGTGGCGGCCCATGCGCCCGGACGCGCACTTCAAGGCTGGCATGGCCTGTATCGACTGCCACCCCCGCTCGGAGATCATGGGCGACGGCCGCCTGGGCGGCTCGGGCCTGGAGCACGTGGGGGTGCGCTGCTACTCCTGCCACGGCACCCCTGGCAAGAAGCCCGACGCCCGCCCGGTCACCAGCCTGGGCGCGCTCAAGGTGAACCTGGCCTGGAAGGGCAAGGAGCTGATGCTCACCGGCAAGCTGGACGGCAAGGCGCGGGCCGTGCCCCTGCTGCCCGGCGGCAAAAAGGCCCCGGTGGCCCACCGCATCAGCCAGCACGCCAAGGTGGCCTGCCATGCCTGCCACGCCTCCTACAACCCCGGCGCCTGGGGCATGCAGGTGATGCTGGAGACCCGCATGTCCTACGGCGTGTGGTCGCCCATCGCCGCCCAGGGCGACCCTCAGGCCTTCAAGCTGCTCTGCCCTCCCTTGGTCTGCGGCAGCAGCGAGAGCCCCTGGGTGCAAACGGCTGATTACCTGAGCGGCAAGAAGCGGCCCGGCCTTTGGGTGGTCTCGCCCTGGTTCCGGCGTCTGCTCTGGCGGGTGTACGGCGTGGGCCCCGAGGGGCGCACCTATCTGCTCAACCCCCGCTTCCAGTACGTGGTCACCCTCATGAACCAGCAAGGCAAGATCACCCAGCAGGCGCGGGTGCCCAAGCCCGGCCTGGGCATCACCCCCTGGAACCCGCACACCATAGCCCGGCCAACGGTTGGCTGCGCCGACTGCCACGGCTCGGCCAAGGCCCTGGGCCTGGGGCTCACCTTTACCCGCGAGGGCAAGCCCAAGCCGGGAGAGAGCCCCCTGGCGCCGGGCCTGTGGCAGCCCTGGGCCGAGGGCCTGGACCTAAAGGGCGACTGGACTCGGGTGGTGAACCTGAAGGGCGAGGCGCAGCAGGAGTTCCTGGTGGAGGGCTCGCGGCCCTACAGCCAGGAAGAGCTGAAGCGCCTGCTCGAGCCGGGCAAGAATTACAATCGCTGGCTATTGAAGGCGCTGGAGGAGTCGTGGCCCTTTAGGCCAGCAAAGTCCAAAGAGTGA
- a CDS encoding sulfurtransferase TusA family protein, with product MAEWTADEILDARGLSCPMPILKTKKIMKKLSPGQILEIQGTDPGTRNDLPAFTERSGDEFLGEEQKDGYISFYVKKG from the coding sequence ATGGCCGAGTGGACCGCTGATGAGATTTTGGACGCGCGCGGACTGAGCTGTCCCATGCCCATCCTCAAGACCAAAAAAATCATGAAAAAGCTCTCCCCGGGCCAGATCCTGGAGATCCAGGGCACCGACCCCGGCACGCGCAACGACCTTCCCGCCTTCACCGAGCGCTCGGGCGACGAGTTCCTGGGCGAAGAGCAGAAGGACGGTTACATCAGCTTTTACGTGAAAAAGGGCTAA
- a CDS encoding YeeE/YedE family protein: MSVLVEKFKEGYSLLFDRNWPLWVGGILLALLGIICMAAGRPWGVAGGLRVWSDWLFYWIGLYPTAPGYAFFLSNTSILTWGLLFGAFGAALLSRQFAWRNAPRWELGKGLVGGVFMGVGSVMAGGCNVGGFYTALAAGSVSGFAMMAGLLVGALIGLKYLMWEIEHIDMKPPKQKASKEGGIEWPKVQPWLGALFFLFLVGWAYCLSFRAYTQEAVLMLAAVGIGIVIQRCRFCFVRSFRDPFMTGEAVATRAVALSVILSVFGFFAIKWFRTDWQMIYIYHHWIGGLVGGVIFGIGMLLAGGCGSGSVWRAGEGQFKLILAVITFSMSNSLFKNYVWTRDVASSWGKPIFLPMVTDYFWAIVITAVVMLVWWAIMAWNEETDSLTIV; this comes from the coding sequence ATGAGCGTTTTGGTGGAGAAGTTCAAAGAGGGCTACTCCTTGCTGTTCGACCGCAACTGGCCCTTGTGGGTGGGCGGCATACTCCTGGCCCTGTTGGGCATTATCTGTATGGCCGCGGGACGTCCCTGGGGCGTGGCCGGCGGTCTTCGCGTGTGGAGCGACTGGCTCTTCTACTGGATCGGCCTCTACCCCACCGCGCCCGGCTATGCCTTCTTTCTGTCCAACACCTCCATCCTCACCTGGGGCCTGTTGTTCGGCGCCTTTGGCGCGGCCCTGTTGTCGCGCCAGTTCGCCTGGCGCAACGCCCCCCGCTGGGAGCTGGGCAAGGGCCTAGTGGGCGGCGTGTTCATGGGCGTGGGCTCGGTGATGGCCGGCGGCTGCAACGTGGGTGGCTTCTACACCGCGCTGGCCGCCGGTTCGGTTTCCGGCTTCGCCATGATGGCCGGCCTGCTGGTGGGCGCGCTCATCGGGCTCAAGTACTTGATGTGGGAGATCGAGCACATTGACATGAAGCCGCCCAAACAAAAGGCCTCCAAGGAAGGCGGCATCGAGTGGCCCAAGGTGCAGCCCTGGCTGGGCGCCCTGTTCTTCCTGTTCCTGGTGGGCTGGGCCTATTGCCTGTCCTTTAGGGCCTACACCCAGGAGGCGGTGCTCATGCTCGCCGCGGTGGGCATCGGCATCGTTATCCAGCGCTGCCGCTTCTGCTTCGTGCGCTCCTTCCGCGACCCCTTCATGACCGGCGAGGCGGTGGCCACCCGCGCCGTGGCCCTCAGCGTCATCCTGAGCGTGTTCGGCTTTTTCGCCATCAAGTGGTTCCGCACCGACTGGCAGATGATCTACATCTACCACCACTGGATCGGCGGTCTGGTGGGCGGCGTGATCTTCGGCATCGGCATGCTCCTGGCCGGCGGTTGCGGCTCGGGCAGCGTGTGGCGGGCCGGCGAGGGTCAGTTCAAGCTGATCCTGGCGGTGATCACCTTCTCCATGAGCAACAGTCTGTTCAAGAACTATGTGTGGACCCGGGACGTGGCCAGTTCCTGGGGCAAGCCGATCTTCCTGCCCATGGTCACCGACTACTTCTGGGCCATCGTCATCACCGCGGTGGTGATGCTGGTCTGGTGGGCGATCATGGCCTGGAACGAAGAGACCGATAGCCTTACCATAGTGTAA
- a CDS encoding c-type cytochrome, whose product MAWNKGKPLSRPALLAALLAAALALAGSAAVGRADSPQAKPIDGKAIYQQACLACHGPDGKGEPADRLAFKPLPPDFTDCSFASREANRDWLMVAQEGGPGRGFNIIMPAFGNALSKEQLLAVINYMRTFCKDKRWPRGELNLPRPMFTTKAYPEDEAGIQVLYNPSTPGSVKNKVFFETRIGPRGQVELSLPYDWLQVDDAGGGTSWNNGIGDAAVSYKQVVYASLETGAIVALGGELILPTGDQDKDLGKGTARFEPYVSYGQLLPAQFFYEFQGGGAIPQDGAKANEEIFGRLAVGRCFYAGQYGRRWTPMVELLASKELVSGEDTQWDVAPQFQVTLSDRQHVRLGLGARIPLTQTDTRDVQYGLYLVWDWFDGGLFEGW is encoded by the coding sequence ATGGCGTGGAACAAAGGCAAACCCCTAAGCCGCCCGGCCTTGTTGGCGGCGCTGTTGGCCGCGGCCTTGGCCTTGGCCGGCTCGGCCGCGGTGGGGAGGGCGGACAGCCCCCAGGCCAAGCCCATCGACGGCAAGGCGATTTATCAACAGGCCTGTCTGGCCTGTCACGGCCCGGACGGCAAGGGCGAGCCCGCCGATCGTTTGGCCTTCAAGCCCCTGCCGCCGGACTTCACCGATTGCAGCTTCGCCAGCCGCGAGGCCAACCGGGACTGGCTCATGGTGGCCCAGGAGGGCGGCCCGGGCCGGGGCTTCAACATCATTATGCCCGCCTTTGGCAACGCCCTGAGCAAAGAGCAGCTCTTGGCGGTGATCAACTACATGCGCACCTTTTGCAAGGACAAGCGCTGGCCCCGGGGCGAGCTGAACCTGCCCCGGCCCATGTTCACCACCAAGGCCTATCCCGAGGACGAGGCGGGCATCCAGGTGCTGTACAACCCCTCGACTCCGGGCAGCGTGAAGAACAAGGTGTTCTTCGAGACCCGCATCGGCCCCCGGGGGCAGGTGGAACTCTCCTTGCCCTACGACTGGCTGCAAGTGGATGACGCGGGCGGCGGCACCTCCTGGAACAACGGTATCGGCGACGCGGCGGTGTCCTACAAGCAGGTCGTTTACGCCAGCCTGGAAACCGGGGCCATCGTAGCCCTGGGCGGCGAGCTGATATTGCCCACCGGCGACCAGGACAAGGACCTGGGCAAGGGCACCGCGCGCTTCGAGCCCTACGTGTCCTATGGCCAGCTCCTGCCGGCACAGTTCTTTTATGAATTCCAGGGGGGAGGGGCCATTCCCCAGGACGGGGCCAAGGCCAACGAGGAAATCTTCGGGCGTTTGGCCGTGGGCCGCTGCTTCTACGCCGGGCAGTACGGCCGCCGCTGGACCCCCATGGTGGAGCTGCTGGCCTCCAAGGAGCTGGTGAGCGGCGAGGACACCCAATGGGACGTGGCCCCGCAGTTCCAGGTAACTCTCAGCGACCGGCAGCACGTGCGCCTGGGCCTGGGCGCGCGCATTCCCCTGACCCAAACCGACACCCGCGACGTGCAGTACGGCCTTTATCTGGTCTGGGACTGGTTCGACGGCGGGCTCTTCGAGGGATGGTAG